AGGTCGTCGAGGCTGTGGGTGATCATCGCGAGGCCCACACCGCGCTGCCGGTCGAGCCGGGTGAGGGCGTTGACCCGGTCGACCAGGCCGCGGCCGGCCTGGAGGACGCGCCAGAGTTCGTCCATGACGAGGAAGTAGTTGCGCTGCGGTTCGAGGCCCGCGTCGGCGAGCGCGTGGGCGGCGGAGACCGCGCCGAACCCGTACGACCAGCACGACAACAGGGCCGCGGCCTGGAGGAGTTGCTCGCTGTCGTCGATGCCGCTGACGTCGAAGCAGACCGGCCGGTCGAGCTTCATCGGCTCGGTGGTGGGGCTGGCGAAGGTGCCGCCGAGCCGGCCGTCGCCGAGGAGCGCCGTCAGGGACGCCTCCAGGTTCTCGGTGATGTCCCGGTAGCGGTCGATGTCACCGCGGTCGAGGGCCACCGCGCGCACCGACTCGGGGGCGTCCTTGATGACCCGCACCAGATCGCCGAGGACCGGGACGCGGTCGGGGCCGTGCCGGTCGTCGAGGACGTTCAGGGCGGCCGAGAGGATCGTCTCCTCGCGGTCGGTCGGGGGCGCCGAACGCAGGATGGTGATCAGCGCGGACACCATGTGCAGCCGGCGGCCGTGGACGTCGGCGAGGAGGCGGTGCCTGGCCTCGCCGGTGAGCCGGGCGGCGGCCTGCACGGACTCGCCCGGGTCGAGGACGTTGAGGTTGCCGCGCCCCCGGCCGAGGCTGATGACCTGGCCGCCGATGGCCCTGATCAGGTCGGTGTAGTCGGGCTTGAGGTCGCCGAAGATCAGCGGGTGGACGCCGTAGCCGGCGAGGCCGAGGGCCATCCGGCGCACCACGGTCGACTTGCCGAGGCCGGGCCGGCCCAGGACGAACATGGAGGGGTTGGCGAGCAGCCCGGTGCGGGTGAACCAGGAGACCGGGTCGCAGCAGACCGTGGCCCCCGAGTCGAGGTCGCGGCCGAGCGGCACACCGACCATGGGGGTGCCCGCCCCGGCGCCGAACGGCCAGAGGCCGCACACCTGGACGGAGGTGCCGCGCCACTCGGGCGCGGGGTCGACGTAGCCGACCATGCCGCCGCCCGGTCCGGGCCAGCCTCGCGGCGTGGGCCGCGCGGGGCGGGGTTCCTTGGTCTTCGATGCCATCGAACTTCCCTGGGGGTCGAGCGGGTTGGCGGTGGTCGGCGCGGTCCGCCCGGCGGCGGGCGGCCGGGGCTCACATCACGTCACGGACCGTCTGCGGGAGCGCCGTGTGCAGCGGCAGCACCAGGCCGAGCGGCAGGGCCGCCGCGAACGCCGCCGCCTGCGAGCCGTAGACCGGGCGGACCGCGATCCGGGCGGCGGGCGCCAGGTTGTCGACGGCGGCGGCGGCCTTCGGGAGGTCGGCGGCCGAGCCGACGGTCGCGGTGATGAGCATGCCGAAGCGGATCACGCCGTGGCCCTGGGCCTGCTCCTCGGTGGTGCGGCGGGCGGCGCTCACCTCGGCGTCGTCGCGGGCCTGCCCGATCTGTGACTGCTGGGCGTTGAACAGGGCGTTCTTGTAGTCCTGCTGGACGACCCGGGCGCCCTCGGCGCGGCTGTGCGGGCGGTAGAGCAGGGTGATGCGCTTGCGGGCGATGTCGCGGTTGGGCTGCACGAGGCTGGTGAGGACGTTGGAGAACACCTCGCCCTGCGGTGCCTCGGTCATCGCCCAGGTGACGCTGTAGGCGCCGTCGTGCCGGTAGTGGTCCCAGGACTCCTGGGCGGCCATCGGTCCCGCCTGGTCCCAGGTGAGCCCGGTGCCGCCGGCCGCCCGCGCCTCCTCGACGAGCGTCGAGACGGTCGGGTCGTAGGCGACGCGCACCGCCTCGGCGAGTTCGGTCGCGGTCATCGGGACGGCGGTGCCCGCGCCGGTCATCGACAGGCCCGCGGTGAGTCCCGGCAGCCGGGTGCCGATGTGCAGGGCCATGTCCTCGACGCTGCGCCGGGGCGAGCCGGGGCGGGCCGCGCCCGAGTAGGTGAGGGTGATGCGGGTGGCGATCTGCGCGGAGCCCGCCGGGTAGGCGGCCAGGACCTCGCGGAGCATCTCGGTGGCGAGGTCGGGGGCGCCCGCCGCGGTGTTGGCGGCGATCTCCTGCTGGAGCCTGACCCCGGAGTCGGGGGCGCTCTCCACGCTGACGCTGGCCGCGACCAGGCCGGGTTCGGCGCCGAGCGCGGAGAGCCACTGGCCCCAGTGCGCGACCCAGGTGTCGACCTGCTGCTCGTCGACGAGGGCGGCGCCGTCGGCGTCGCAGGAGATGACGACGGCGTGGTGGCCGGTCGACGGGATGGTGATCATCGCGAAGGGGCGGCTGTAGCCGTCCTGCGCCTCCGTCAGGACGGACTCGGCGGCGAGACCCGGCAGCCGGCAACTGCCGAACCCGGTGCGGCCGGTGGGGCCCGAGCGGTAGAGGTGGCCGCCCGCCGAGGTGCTGCGCCACCAGGCGAGCCTGACCGCGCCGCGCTGCATCAGCGTGCGGCCGTGCCGGTCGCGGACCGCGAGCGGGGCGGTGGCCACCACCAGGACGAGACCGAGGGCGAGGGCCGCGTAGGCGGAGACGAGGGTGGTCAGGACGACGGCGATCAGTCCCGCGAACAGCAGCATCGTGGCGCCGAGGGAGAGACCGCGCAGACCGGAGGTGCGGGGCTTGCGGAAGTTGCCGTAGGTGCGGGGGGTGGCTTCAGTGACGGCCACGGGACTCCTCCTGCTGGTCGGTGTGCGGCCGGGCGGGCACCGGCACGGGGGCCGCCGGTCCGTCCCCCGGGTGGGTGTGGCCCCGCTCGTCCGCGGCGGCCTCGGGGGCGGGCGGCGCGGACTCCTCGGCGGTGCGCCCGCCGGCCGGCGGCGCGTCGCGTGCCGCGGGGGCCGTCTCGGCGCCCCGCGCGGTCCGGCCGTGGCCGGCGCCCGGCGCGAACCGCGCGCCCGCCGACTCGGCGCCGACGGCGGCGCCCGACACCGACCGCCCGGCGGCCAGGCCGCGCAGGTGCGGGACGGCGAGCGCGCCGGAGGCGGCGGACGCGGCACCGGCGGACGCAGCGGCGGCGGCGCCGCGCGCGCCGCGGCCCGAGCCGGAGACCGCCGCCTGCACGACGGGCGCGGCGAACCGCAGCAGCGCGGGCAGGGTGAAACAGGCCAGCACGATCAGGACGACACCGGAGACCATGGAGACGACCTGGTTGTCCTGGTGCTGCCCGGCCATCGAGAAGGCGGCGGCGTAGACGACGGCGGCGGCCGGTTTGTACAGCACGAACGCGAGCAGCCAGCCGACGGAGCGACGGAACCAGATCCGTCCCGTGGGGGTGCTGCTGGCCGCCGCCGACAGCGGCAGGGTGCCGCTGAGGATGACCAGCATCGCCATCCGCATGATCATGAGGGCGATCTGCGCGATGCTCGCGACGATCACGAGCAGCGCCATGATCAGGACGAGGAACGAGGAGTCCGTGCCGCCCAGCGCGAGCATCGCCGAGGTCCGCTTGTCGAACTCCGCGACGCACTCGGCGACCGGTTCGCCCGCGGAGCTGATCTGCCGGCAGCCGGTGGAGCGGTCGATGATCCAGACGCTGAACCGGTCGCCCGCGACCGCCAGCAGGTTGACGGTGGCGACGCCCGCAGCGGAGACCACCACCAGGTTCAGCAGCCCCTGGAGGGCCTGCCTGGCGGGTTCGCTGCGGCGCTGCCAGGCGAGGTGCCCGGCCGCGATCAGCAGACAGAGCACGGCGGTGAACGAGGTGAACCAGAGGGTGGAGCCGCGCAGCAGCGCGACCGGCCCGCTCTGGGCGCCGAGGTCGGGGGTGCCCAGGTTCATCCAGGCGCTGCCGAGGGCCTTGACGACGGTGGCGGCGGCGCGCGCGGCGTCGTCCGCGATGTCGTCGAAGCCGCTGCCGCCGAGGTCCTTGGGCGCGGTGCCCGAGCCGTCGCCGACGCAGTAGCCGCCGACGGTGGGGGCCACCCAGCCGAAGTCACAGCCCGCCATCACACTCCTCCCCAGGAGACGTATCCGGCGAGCGAGTCGACCGGGGTGGGCGCGGCCGGGTCGGCCGGGTACTCGAGGCGCCAGTCGCCCGCGCGCCAGAGCATCGTGGTGGTGGCGGCCTGCAACTGCCCCGCGGGGAAGCGCCACACGGTCTCGATGACGGCGGTGGTGTCGTGGTAGGTGACGAACCGGAACCCGGCGATCTGCCCGTGCGCGGGCCGGTCCCCGTCGGGGGCCGCGGTCTTCTCGGCGGCGGCCCGGTCGGCGAGGTAGGAGTCGCGTCCGGCGCCGACGGTCTGGGCGCGGGTGACGGACTTCCAGTCGTCGGCGGCCAGGTAGCGCACGCTGATCTGGCTGGACGCGAGGAGCGCGCCGAGCGGGGTGCGCGCGTAGCAGCGCGCCAGGTCCTTGCCGGTGTCGGCGGGGCCGGCCGCCTTCGACGCGGGCAGCGCGACACCGTCGTACAGCGCCCAGGTCACCCCGGCGGGCTCGGCGGTGGGCACGCCCTGGCGGGTGTCGGCCAGCGTGGGGCAGGTGCCGTCCGAGGCGTGCGCGCCGGTGGCGCCGGGCGGTGGTGCGCTGCTGGTGGCGGGCGGGGCGGCGGCGGCCTCGTCGGAGCCGCCCGAGGTGGCGACGACGGCCCCTCCGACGACGGCGACGAAGCCGACGAACGCGGCGGCCGTCACGAATCCGGTCCGCAGCCACGGGCTGCGCGGCTCGTCGGCCGCCGCGGCGTCCGCGGGCTCTGCCATGGTCCCTCTTCCTTCTCGGCTGCCGGGATGGCGCCGGGGCCGCTATATGAGCGCGCTGACGATCCCGGACGCGGAGCCGACGAGCAGACAGGCGCCGAGGACGAAGCCGAGCCCCCTGACGTGCTCGCGGCCGCCACCCTTGGAGTGGTCGACCGCCATCCGGGCGGCGACGCCGAAGATGCCGGCGACGCAGAGCGCGGTGACCGACCAGGCCACCCACCGCAACACCGTCAGCAGGCCGTCGGCGCCGGGGGGTGCCACGCCCGCGCCGACGTCCGGGACGCCGGAGGGCTGCCCGGCCGCCAGCACGGTGTGCCGGGCCAGCGAGGCGAGGTGGGGTGAGGCGTCCGCGGCGGCCGCCAGCAGGCTGGACAACGGGTGCTCCTATACGGGTCGGGTGAGTCGGGTGAGGTCGCGCGCCAACGGGGCGCACTCCTTGGGCAGATGGGCCAGGGGCGGCTCGCCGAGCCGCCACTGCTCGACCCACGGGATCTCCCACAGCCTGGGGACGGCGCCGGAGACGAGCCGCACCTTGTCGCGCAGGACGGCGGGCCGGCGGCCCGGGGCGTCCGCGACGACGACGAGGCCGAGCAGTTCGACCCCGGCGACCGCGCCCGACGCCCACTGCTGCGCGGCCAGTTGGGCGGCCCTGATGCCGTTGGCGCTCGACCTGGCGACCAGGACGACGCGCTGCGGCCGGGCCGAGACCGGCCAGGCACGGCCCGCGTCGAGGCCGCCGGGCACGGCCCGCTCCAGGGTGCTGACGCCCGCCCCGCCGTGCGCACCGAGCCACCACCAGGCCTGTCCGAGGCCGGGGTGGGGTGGCGCGACCGGCAGTCCGTGCTCGGGCGGCGGCACTCCGGGGCCCTGCGGGGCCGAGGGCCCGGTCAGTTCGGCCGTGTGGTCCTGAACCGATCGGCCCGGTTTCCCGTTGGTGCCCCCGGAGGGTCGCGACTGCGGCAACCAGGGATTGAGAACCGCATCCCCCGCCATGGCGCCTCCTTCGAGTCCGACTCAACGCGCCCATAATACACATGAGTTGACAAGACACAATAAGTAATGATTTTTCAGAAGTGCACCATATAAGGCGGTTTGGGCTGCGCGTTTCCGTGCGCCCATGAGGGGGTCAGGGATGGTCGGCCACACCGCGCAGGCGCGCTCGACGGTTCTGGTCACGGGGCTGTCCGTGTTCGGACTCGTCGGCGGCCTGATCGGGCTCTCCGTGCTGGGAGCCGTGGGCCAGGAGCAGGACACCGGCGACCGGGGGTTCGCCACGACCCTGGACGCGGGGAAGATCCCGTCCGGGTTCGCCCCGTGGATCGAACGGGCCGGGCAGCTCTGCCCCGAGGTCGGTGCGCCGCTGGTGGCCGCGCAGATCGAGGCGGAGTCGGGCTGGAACCCGGACGCGGTCAGCCCCGCGCAGGCCCAGGGCCTCAGCCAGTTCATCCCGGGCACCTGGGCGACCTGGGGCGTGGACGCCGCAGGCAAGGACGGCAGCGACCGACCCGACGGCGTGGCCGACCCGTTCACACCGGGCGACGCCATCATGACCCAGGCGCGCTACGACTGCTGGCTGGCCGGCAAGGTCAAGGACACGGCGGGCCGCGGTGACGTCACCCGGCTGATGCTGGCCGCCTACAACGCGGGACCCGGCGCCGTCGAACAGTACGGCGGGGTGCCGCCGTACCCGGAGACCCAGGCGTACGTCGTACGGATCATCTCGGCGATGGCCCGCTACACCGGCGCCGACGAGGAGCGGCCGGGCGAGAGCGGCGGCGCGTTCGGCGACCGGGTGGTGGCCGCGGCCCGCAAGTGGCTCGGCACCCCGTACGCGTGGGGCGGCGGCGGCCCCGAAGGACCCTCGCTCGGCTTCGCGCAGGGCGGCGGCACGGTCGGCTTCGACTGCTCGAGCCTCGTCCAGTACGCGCTCTACCGGGGCAGCGGCGGCAAGGTGCTGGCCCCCCGGGTCTCCCAACTCCAGGTCCTGGCGGGCACGTCGGTGACCCGCGAGGAGATCAGGCCGGGCGACGTGATCGGGTTCGCCCTGCACGGCAGCTTCGACCACATCGGCATCTACATCGGCGGCGGGCAGTTCATCCACGCGCCCAAGACCGGCGACGTCGTCAAGATCAGCGAACTCGACGACCCCTACTACGCCGGCAAGCCCCAGAGAATAAGGCGGTTCGGATGATCCACCCCCTCGCCCGGCGCACCGCGGCGGCCTCCGCGCTCACCCTCGCCCTCGCCCTCGCGGTCGGCGGCTGCGCACGACCCGGCGACGGCGACGACGCCCGCGCCGCGGGCACGGAGCGCTCGGCGTCCCCGCGCCCCGCGGCCTCCGGCACCGGCCCCTACCCGACGCCTTCCGACCCGGTCGAGGTGTCCGCGCCGCCCGCGAGCCCGGCCGGCACCCCGAAGGGCGGCGTGCCGCGCGCGGCCGACGTGCGGCGCACCGACCCCGACGCGGTCGGGGCGGGCGCGCTCAAGGTGCTGTGGACGTTCGACACGGCCGTCGACGACGGCCCCTCGGCGGCGGGCCTGCGGGCCGCCGACGCGGGCTGGCTGACCACCGGGTACGCGGACCAACTGCGGTCCCGGCGCGCCGATTCGGTGGGCGGCGCCCAGTGGCGGGAGTGGAAGGGGCACCGCGCGTACACCACCGTCGGGCTGACGGCGGCCGACGACGCGGCGCGCCCCGCGGACAGCGGCGACGAGGCGTGGCGGCAGTGGATCGTCACCACCACCCCGCGCGGGCGGGACAATTGGCGGGGCGAGGCCACCACGATCGCCGCGTACGTCCGTCTCACCCGCTCGGGGCCCGGAAAGGCGTGGCAGGTGGCCGGCGTCCAGCTCCAGTAGCGACGCCGCAAGGAACCGCCCGCACACCCTCCGGAGGAGACCGTGACGCACCCGACGTACGACCCCGCCGACGTCCCCGCGTGGCCGGCCTACGAGCTGACCGTGCACGCCGACGGCAAGGTCGAGGCGGCCGGACCCCTGGTGCCCTCCGCGACCCACCCGCACCGGCACGCCGCGATCGGCGCGGTCGTGGAGGCGTCCGCCCGCCTGGGCCGCCCGGTCCGCGCGAAGGCGACGGAGGCGGACGGCACGGTGTGGCACCTGGTGGTGGCGCCCGACGGCTCGGTGGGCGAACTCCCCGCGGGACGGTCGGCGGCGCCGTCCCGCAAACGCGCCGGTAAGTCGTCGTCCCGCGCCGCGCGGACGGCGCCCCAGGCGCCCCCGGCGGCCACCGCGCCCCCGGCCGAGGCGGAGCCCGCCTTCGCCGACGGTCTCGCCCTGGTCGCCGAGCACCTCGAAGCGGGCCGCATCGAGGTGGCCGCGGAACTCGCCGCCCGCCTCGACCGGCGCGCCGCCGACACCCTGGGCGTCTCGCACCCCGACGCGCTGCGCATCCGCGAGGTCCTGGCCCGGATCAGCGCCCTCCTCGGCGACACGGCGGGCGGGGTACGCCTGTTCCGGGACGTCGCCGAACGCTGGCACTACCGGGGCGCCCACGCCGACGCCGAGTCGGCGGCGTCCCGCGCGGTGGCCCTCTGGCTCCAGATCACGGACGTCGACACGGCCCTGGCCACGGGGATGAGCATGGTCCGCATGCGCAACCAGATCCCGGGCGAGAACGGCACGGCCCTGACGGAGGTCCTCACCCACCAGTCGCTGCTGGAGTCCCAGAAGGCGGGGGCGACGGCGGCGACGGGGGCAACGGGGGCGACACGGGAGCCGGCGGTGGACGCGGCTCCGCGGGTGGCGGGCGCGGGGGACGGGACGGCCCAGGAGTGGGCGGGCGCGGGCCCGGTCGGCCCGGTCGGTCCTGACCAGGCGAGCACGGGGTGGGCACAGGCCCCGGGCCCGGAGTCCTCGCCTGCGGACACCTCGTCGGCCGACACCTCGGGCCCCGCTGAGGCCGATCGGCCGGAGACGGCGAGCGCGGTGGCGGCGACGCCGGACGCGACGGCGGACGCGGGGTGGGCCGGGGCCGATCCCGCCGACGCCGCGTGGGTGGAGGCGGCGCGGGCCGTCGGTGACACACCGCCCGCGTGGCTGACGACCGCCGAAGCGGCGGCCGGTCCTGGGCCCGTGGAGAGCGCCCCCGTCGGCGAACCGCCGCTGCCCGCGGGCTCGGAGACCCCGGCGTGGCCGGCCGCCTCCCCCGTCGACGTCACACCGACGGCGACGGAACCCGCGCCCACCGAACCGGGCGGGCCGAGGCCGGTACAGCCCCTGCCGTCCGTGGACGACGGCACGCCCGCGTGGCTGGAAGCCGCTCAGGTCGCCGCCGTCGTCCCGCCCGCGTGGCTGGACGCGGCACCCGAGCCGCGGACCCCCGC
The sequence above is a segment of the Streptomyces griseoviridis genome. Coding sequences within it:
- a CDS encoding SCO6880 family protein; the encoded protein is MAVTEATPRTYGNFRKPRTSGLRGLSLGATMLLFAGLIAVVLTTLVSAYAALALGLVLVVATAPLAVRDRHGRTLMQRGAVRLAWWRSTSAGGHLYRSGPTGRTGFGSCRLPGLAAESVLTEAQDGYSRPFAMITIPSTGHHAVVISCDADGAALVDEQQVDTWVAHWGQWLSALGAEPGLVAASVSVESAPDSGVRLQQEIAANTAAGAPDLATEMLREVLAAYPAGSAQIATRITLTYSGAARPGSPRRSVEDMALHIGTRLPGLTAGLSMTGAGTAVPMTATELAEAVRVAYDPTVSTLVEEARAAGGTGLTWDQAGPMAAQESWDHYRHDGAYSVTWAMTEAPQGEVFSNVLTSLVQPNRDIARKRITLLYRPHSRAEGARVVQQDYKNALFNAQQSQIGQARDDAEVSAARRTTEEQAQGHGVIRFGMLITATVGSAADLPKAAAAVDNLAPAARIAVRPVYGSQAAAFAAALPLGLVLPLHTALPQTVRDVM
- a CDS encoding C40 family peptidase, yielding MRGSGMVGHTAQARSTVLVTGLSVFGLVGGLIGLSVLGAVGQEQDTGDRGFATTLDAGKIPSGFAPWIERAGQLCPEVGAPLVAAQIEAESGWNPDAVSPAQAQGLSQFIPGTWATWGVDAAGKDGSDRPDGVADPFTPGDAIMTQARYDCWLAGKVKDTAGRGDVTRLMLAAYNAGPGAVEQYGGVPPYPETQAYVVRIISAMARYTGADEERPGESGGAFGDRVVAAARKWLGTPYAWGGGGPEGPSLGFAQGGGTVGFDCSSLVQYALYRGSGGKVLAPRVSQLQVLAGTSVTREEIRPGDVIGFALHGSFDHIGIYIGGGQFIHAPKTGDVVKISELDDPYYAGKPQRIRRFG
- a CDS encoding DUF6668 family protein, producing the protein MPPPEHGLPVAPPHPGLGQAWWWLGAHGGAGVSTLERAVPGGLDAGRAWPVSARPQRVVLVARSSANGIRAAQLAAQQWASGAVAGVELLGLVVVADAPGRRPAVLRDKVRLVSGAVPRLWEIPWVEQWRLGEPPLAHLPKECAPLARDLTRLTRPV
- a CDS encoding ATP-binding protein produces the protein MASKTKEPRPARPTPRGWPGPGGGMVGYVDPAPEWRGTSVQVCGLWPFGAGAGTPMVGVPLGRDLDSGATVCCDPVSWFTRTGLLANPSMFVLGRPGLGKSTVVRRMALGLAGYGVHPLIFGDLKPDYTDLIRAIGGQVISLGRGRGNLNVLDPGESVQAAARLTGEARHRLLADVHGRRLHMVSALITILRSAPPTDREETILSAALNVLDDRHGPDRVPVLGDLVRVIKDAPESVRAVALDRGDIDRYRDITENLEASLTALLGDGRLGGTFASPTTEPMKLDRPVCFDVSGIDDSEQLLQAAALLSCWSYGFGAVSAAHALADAGLEPQRNYFLVMDELWRVLQAGRGLVDRVNALTRLDRQRGVGLAMITHSLDDLLALPTEEDRTKAKGFVERAGMVICAGLPPAEMPQLSQVVELTEAEKRLLVDWSTPPAWDGASGRNGTPPGLGNFLIKVGSRPGIPLHVDLTAAELEVNNTNKRWNRPTQR